The genomic stretch TGCTTAGATATTTCTTTAATATCTTCCTCACTACTTTCAATAATTTTTTTATAGTCAAATATTGGCTTCTTTATCTTTAACTCCTCTTCCTTTAATAATCCCACATCTAAAAGTTCAAAAACCCACGCAATTAAATTTCCTATCTCTATAGCATCAAATCCTAACTCATCTACAGTTTTTGTAACTTTATCAGCCTCATATAAATCAAAGATTCCTAATAATGTCCCATTTGCCGCATATGGCTCATAATCAACTTTATTTCTATTTCTATATTTTTTACATAGAACTGGACAAGGTTCCCCACAGTTAGTCCATTTTTTTGTCTCTATACTTTCTTTGTTGAAAGTTTCAAGATAGTATTTTAATATCCTCTCTAAGATCTTTTTTCTGTCCTCTTTGCTAATATATGGCATCCTCCAATTGAATATTGGAACTTTTTCTTTATATAAAAGCCAGTTATTTCCAAAGGTTCCCCCAGTTTTCGTTTCATCATTATATCTATATTTTTTAGTATGTTCTAATACAACTTTACTCATTGGCTTTTTATAGTAATTTTCAATAATTTCCTTAGCCTTTTCTTTTTTTTCTTTATCTTCCTTTCCATCACCAAAGAATATAATTCCAATGATGTTGTGAGCTCTATATAAAACAGAGCCTCCCCCTCCCCTTGCGGCCCAATCTTCTGAACCTTCAACAAATTTACCATTTCTAACGGTTTGAGAAAATAAACCTCCCATATTTGTTCTTTTTGCTGCCTCTCCAACAACTACACTCCTCATATTCTTATCTTTGTAAAGTTCTAATGCATAGTTGCTAACTTCATAAACTGTCTTTAAGTCCTCTTTAACTTCAATAAAATCAATCTTTAATTGTCCTTCATATTCTATAACTAAAAATGATGGCTTTTCACATCTTCCTATAATACCTACATTGTTTAATCCAGTATTTTTAAACTGGTATCCCGCTCCACCCATTGATGAAAAATAGAACCCATCCCAGAGTGGAGATCTAAAAGAAAATATTAATCTATGCCCACCAATTATTGGCAATCCTCCAATCCCAAAACAAAAGACATTTTTTTCATCATAGACATCATACTTCCATGTCTCAAATTTATTGTGCCAATATAACCCCCAATCTATTGGTAAAATATTTTTCTCTATAATTTCAAACTTTTTGGTTGTAGCGTTTATTAGAGCATTTTTCATAATTCTCATGCCTCGCATTTTTGTAATTTTAATTTTTTCTTCATAAATTATTTTTGTAAATAGTATTAATTTATAAATTTTGTTAATTGAAAATAATAAACATAATATTTAAATATGAAACCAAAATACATTTACTTTTAGAAACCTAATTAAAAAAGGTGAAAATCTATGATAAAAAAATTAATACCAATTGGAATATTCCTAATTATTGGAACAGTTCTATGTGGATGCACTCAGGAAAAAATTGTTTTGAAAGTATTCCACGCTGGAAGTTTGTCAGTTCCTTTTGAAGAGTATGAAAAGATGTTCGAAAAAGAACATCCAAATGTAGATGTTGAAAGAGAACCCGCTGGCAGTGTTGCATGCGTAAGAAAAATAATTGATTTAGGTAAAAAGGCAGATGTTTTGGCATCAGCAGATTACTCATTAATTCCTCAAATGATGATGCCAAAATATGCAGATTGGTACGTTATGTTTGCAAGAAATGAGATAGTTTTAGCATACACTGATAAAAGTAAATACAGTAATGAAATAAATTCAACTAATTGGTATAAAATTTTAGAAAAGCCAGATGTTAAATTTGGATTCTCAAATCCTAACGATGACCCATGTGGTTATAGAAGTCAGATGGTTTTAATGTTAGCCTCAATTTATTACAAGAATCCAAAGATTTATGAGAATTTAATTCTAAAAAATACTAATATTAAATTTAAGGAAGAAAATGGGACATATATAATATTAGTTCCTCCAGATGTTGATTACAACACTAACAGGATATTAATTAGAAGTAAAGAGACAGACTTATTGGCTCCTTTAGAAGCTGGAGCGTTTGATTATCTATTCATTTACAAAAGTGTTGCAAACCAGCATAATTTATCATATGTTGTACTTCCAAAAGAAATAAATCTTGGGTATTATGAATATGCAGACACTTACAAAAAAGTTAGGGTAGATATATTAAGTAAAAACAAGACAATAGTAGGAAAACCAATAGTTTATGGTATGACAGTTCCAAAGAATGCTCCACATAAAGAAATGGGAATAGAGTTTGTTAAGTTTATCTTAGAACATCCAGAAGTTTTAGAAAAGAATGGACAGCCAGCAATAACACCAGCAATTGCTAAAGGTAAGGTTCCAGAGGAATTGAAAGGTTTAGTTAAAATAGAAAATTAATTTATAACTAAAAACTAAATAATACTCTCTAAAAATTCTATATCTTTAATAATTACATCTATTTTTTCTTCTTTTGTTAGTTGATTTTTTTCTAACCTTCTATCATCAATTTCTAAGTTAAACATTCCTTTATAGCCATAATCTATAAGTTGCTTTATATATGGAGTAAAGTCAATTTCAGATTTTATTAATGGAAAGTGGTCTTTTCTATTTACCACTCCAGAAATGTGAGTATGGACAATATAATCAATAACTCTCTCAAAAAAGTCTTCGATGTATTCTTTAGCGTGTGCAAAATCTAAGGTCATATACAATAAATTGTCATATTTTTTTAAAATCCACTCAACTTCTTCTGGATTCCATCCAATTCTATTAATTCTTTTGGGCATATTTTCTAAACATAATATTATGTTTTTATCAATTGCCACTTCTAATGATTTATCTAAATATTTAAAAAATGCTTCAAATTCTTCATCTGTTGGAGGTCTGTTAGTTGGTCTCTTTCCGGGGTGTAGAGTTATTAACTTACACTTATAAAATTTAGCCAATTCAATACTCCAAAGTGTCTCTTTTATAACTGCTTCTCTAACGTAGGGATTTAAAGAGGATGGATTTAATTCAATGTGTGGATTATGTAATGCTACATCAAATTTAAGAAACTCTCTTCTAAGTTCAGTTATATAATCTAAATCAAATCTATTGTCCCAAAAATCAGGATTTTCTGGAAAAAATTCCATACATTTTACTCCAATTTCTTTAAATATATCAAATATCTCAACCATAGGATATTCCCAAAAAAATAAAGTTGATACACCAATTTTCATATTGCCCACCTAAAATATTTTTAATTATAATAATACAATATGGTGGATAAATGTATAATAATGTATGGTTGAGAATATGGATAAGATGAAAGATAAAGTATTTGGTTGCGTTTTTGGGGCTGTTATTGGAGATGCCTTAGGAATGGCTACTGAAGGATTAAAAAAAGAGGAGATAAAAAAGATTTATGGAATTGTAGATGATTATGTTGAGCCAAAAAATTATTTAGCAGGAAAATGTGAAAAAGGAGAATGGACTGATGATACAGAGCAGGCTATTTTTATTATCAAAAGTTTAAATAAAAATGGTGTTGATATAAAAAAATTTGCAGAATATTTAATAAAGTGGGGTAATAAAAATCCTCCTCACATTGGATTAACATCTTTAAAGGCAATTAAAAAATTAAAAAACAATGATTTTTCTGGAATAGATAGCCCAACATGTGGAGCGGCAATGAGGGTTTATCCAATCGCTATTTTATATTATGACAATTTAGAGAAATTAAAAGAAGAAATTATAAAGGTTTCAAAGATAACCCACAATAATAAGGAGGCAATTGCTGGCTCTTTGGCAATTGCGTTTTTTGTAAGTAGTGCTTTAAAAGATAAAAAAGATTTTAATTTGTTGGAGGAATGCTATAATTTTATAAAAGAGGTTGATGAAAATTTTGCTAAAAGATTATTAAAGATTAAAGAATTTAATGATATTGATTCACTTTATAACTACTTTGGAACTGGTGTTTTAACGAGAGAAGTAGTTCCCTCAGCTATAGGGACATATCTACTGACAGATAATTTTAAAGAGGGAATGATTAAATGCATAAATGCTGGAGGAGATACTGACAGTTTAGCCTCTATGTATGGAGCAATATCTGGAGCATACTTTGGTTTTAAAAATATTCCAAAAAAATGGATAGATAATTTAAAAAATAAAGAATTTATTTTTAATTTGGCTAAATATTTATATAATCTTAAATTTGGTTAAAAGTTGTTTTTTATTATTTTATATTGATTATTTTTATGATTATTTTTATTCTAATTCTTCAATTTTGTCTTTATAATATAAAGCAATTGCTCTCTTTGAGAATACCTCCATAAAAAATCCAACAAAACTGGAAACAATTGTTGAAATTAATTTAATAATAATCATTGGCGTTGAGGGGATATATTCATAATAGAATGAAGGTGTCTGTGCCGCATAGAGCATATAAACTATAATGAACGGAGATGACACAATAAGTAATACAATTACTGTTATAATTACTACAAGAATTAATAAAACAACATATTTTAAAGACATTAACTTAAATATTTTCTTAAACTCAAAAAATCCAAAGAATCCTTTAACAGAAAAATTAACCTCTGCGAGATATGAATATAATATAAAGAGAATAATTAATAGTATCATTAACAGTAACGAAATTAACAGTAATGGTAATCCTATAATTCCACTACTATCTATAGCCATAGCGAATATTCCAATAATAAACAAAATAATCAATGGTAACATAAAAATAATTACTAAAATAAGCGTTCCTATTGTATATAAAAATCCTTTTACGAGTAAATCAGATATATTATTCCATTCTGGCAAAGTATTGGAACCTTCAACTGTTGTTTTCATAACTCTAATATAATAACCATCTACTAAAAATCCAACTATTAAACCAATCAAAAACCCAATTGACGATAATATCAAAAGAGTCGTAAATTTTTCTAAATAAACACCTTCCATCATTCCTGGTTCAATAACTATTGATACAAAGACACTCAACGCCCCAGATATAGCGTATAATAAACCTCCAACTAATCCTTTTTTTATATCTGAGAAAGCATATCTAAATGCATCTGAAATATAGTCCTCTAATTTTCTCATAATTCATCCTCCAAATTTTTTAATTAAAATTAAAAAGTAAAAATTTATGAAATATTTTCTTCAACTTTGTCTTTGTAGTATAAAGAATAAGCTCTTTTTGAAAAAAGGGACATAAAGAATCCTACGAATCCTGTAACTGCATAAGAAATTAAATCAACTATAAGCATTGGCATCGATAAAGTGGATGTTAAATTATATGGTGAGTATTTTATCGAAGAAAATAAAAACATATACTTTACAAAGGCAAAAAATGAATATATTACTGCATTAATTATGAAAGTTATTACCATAATAAGAATTACTAAGATAATATACTTTATTGACATTAATCTAAATATCCTTTTAAACTCAAAAAATCCTAAAAAGCCCTTAACTGAGTAATTAACCTCTGCGAGGGGGGTGTAGAATACATAAACAATAAAGAATGGGATACTTATAACTAATGAAGCAAACAATAGAATTAATCCATTTCCTATATTATGCTGTGTAATTATATAATATGCCCCAATTATTAGAAGTATAATCAACGGTAGTAAGAATATAACCAATAATATAAAAACTCCAACAGCATATAGAAATCCTCTTATAAGTAAATCAGTAATATTACTCCACTCTGGTAATTCATTAGAACCCTCAACGGTTGTTCTCATAACTCTAACATAATAACCATCTACTAAAAATCCAACTATTAAACCAATTAAAAATATTATTAAAGTGATTCCAAAGAACATCGTTAATTTTCCTCCAAAATTATGATAACTCATAGACATAGGATTTATTAATCGTGCAAATACTACAGAAATTAAAACACCTAAAGTCCCAGAGATTGCATATAAAAATCCCCCAACCAATCCTTTTTTTATATCAGAAAAAGCATACTTAAATGCTTCGGATATATATTCATCTATCTTTCTCATTTCAACCCCCCAAAATTTTAAAATGAGTTTATAATTTAAATAATAATTTTTAAATATTTTCAAATATTTATCATTTACTATTTTCACTATATTAATCAATATATTTAAATAAATAAATGAAGATTTGTATAAAAAATTATGTGGGGGAGGGGTGTGTATTCTGTAAATTGTGTTTAATCATTCTAAAAAGGCGCTGGTTATCAGCGATGGGGTGGGGGAGCCCATCACTATCCCACCAGCGCCGAACATAGTAATTAATATTTCCCATATATAAAGTTTTCTATTAAAAACATTTAAACATAGGTAAAAAATATTTTAATATTATTACGAGTTTTGGTTAAGTTAGATTTAAAAAAGCTTAATTAGTAAATTTATTAAACAATTTAATATCTTCCATTAGGCATTTTAAGAATATACATTTTTATAGGGTGCCGTATAATTAACTATTTGTGATTTCTATTCTTGGAGGTGAATCTATGTCCCCAAGAGTTGGGGTATTTGTCTGTTATTGTGGATCTAACATTAATGGTGTTGTAGATTGTGAGGCAGTTAGAGATTTTGCAGAAAAATTAGATGGAGTTGTTGTTGCTAAAACATATCCTTTTATGTGTGCTGATCCAGGTCAAAACTTGATTAAAGAATGTATAAAGGAATATAACTTAGATAGGATCGTTGTAGCTGCATGTACTCCAAAGATCCACGAGCCTACTTTTAGAAATTGTATAAAAGAAGCAGGGTTATCTCCATATTACTTGGAGTTCGTAAATATTAGAGAACAGTGTGCATTTGTACATATGAATGATCCAGAAAAAGCTACTAAAAAGGCAATGGAGTTAGTTGCAGGAGGTGTAGAAAGAGCTAAGAAATTAGAAGATGTTCCTCAAAAAGTTGTTAATGTAGATAAATCTTGCCTTATAATTGGAGGAGGTATTGCAGGAATCCAGGCAGCTCTTGACTTGGGAGATCAAGGTTATAAAGTATATTTAGTAGAGAAAGAGCCATCAATTGGAGGAAGGATGGCTCAACTTGCTAAGACATTCCCAACTGATGACTGTGCTATGTGAATTTTGGCTCCAAAGATGGTTAGCGTTGCAAACCACCCCAATGTTGAGCTCATAACCTATGCCGAAGTTAAAAATATCGAAGGATACATCGGAAACTTTGAAGTTACAATTGAAAAAAAGCCAAGATATGTTGATGAAAATATTTGTACTGGATGTGGAGCCTGTGCCGCAGTTTGTCCAATTGAAGTTCCAAATGAGTTTGATTTAGGATTAGGTACAAGAAAAGCAATTTATGTTCCATTTGCTCAGGCAGTTCCATTGGTATATACAATAGATATGGAACACTGTATAAGATGTGGACTCTGTGAAAAAGCTTGTGGCCCTGGAGCTATAAGATACGATCAAAAACCAGAAGAGATTAAATTGAAAGTAGGAACAATAATCTGTGCAGTAGGTTATGATGAATTTGATGCAACATTAAAAGAAGAGTATGGATATGGAGTTTATGATAATGTCATAACAACATTAGAATTAGAGAGGATGATTAACCCCGCAGGTCCTACTGGTGGGCATGAAATAAGACCAAGTGATGGAAAGCATCCTCATAGAGTAGTATTTATACAGTGTGTAGGTTCAAGAGATGCTAAAGTTGGAAAACCATACTGTTCAAGAATTTGCTGTATGTTTGCCTTAAAGAACGCTCAGTTACTTAAACAGCATGACCCTAATACTGAAGTTTATATCTGCTATATGGATATCAGGGCTTTCGGTAAAGGATATGAAGAATACTATAGAAGAGCTCAGGAACAGTTTGGAGTTAAGTTCATTAGAGGAAGACCAGCATGCATAATGGAAGATCCAGAAACAAAGAACTTAATTGTTAGAGTAGAAGATACATTGTTAGGAGAAATTGTAGAAATTGAAGCTGATTTAGTTGTATTGTCAGCAGGATTATCACCAAGACCAGACAATCCAAAATTAGCAAAAATGCTTGGTATAGAATTAAGTCCAGATGGATTCTTCAAAGAATTACATCCAAAGTTAGCTCCAGTAAATACAAAAGTTGATGGTGTAGCAATTGCAGGAGTTGCTCAAGGACCAAAAGACATTCCAGATACAGTTGCTCAAGCGAAAGGGGCTGCAAGTGCAGTGTCAATACCAATGGCTCAGGGAGAGTTTAAGATTGAGATGATTAGAGCAGTTGTTGATGAAGATATTTGTGGAGGATGTGAAGTTTGTGCTAAAATGTGTCCATATAATGCTATAACTTATGTAGAAAAAGATGGACATAAAGTAGCTCAAGTTAATGATGTTGCCTGTAAAGGTTGTGGAGCATGTGCTGGAGCATGTCCAAGTGGTGCTATGCAGTTGAGATATTACAGAGATGAGCAAATAATTTCATTTATTGATGGAGTATTAGAGGCTCACCAAAAATTAGAGAGTTAAAAAGGCACAGGCTCCACATCTATCCATATAAATATGGCATAGGTTATGAGCTCAACATTGGGGGTAGATAAATACCAAATGAGGCACCATCCGAAGGCTTTTTGCCAGGATGGTGCTGATGGGAGGGCATGTGCCCGTAATTAT from Methanocaldococcus lauensis encodes the following:
- a CDS encoding aldehyde ferredoxin oxidoreductase C-terminal domain-containing protein, translated to MKNALINATTKKFEIIEKNILPIDWGLYWHNKFETWKYDVYDEKNVFCFGIGGLPIIGGHRLIFSFRSPLWDGFYFSSMGGAGYQFKNTGLNNVGIIGRCEKPSFLVIEYEGQLKIDFIEVKEDLKTVYEVSNYALELYKDKNMRSVVVGEAAKRTNMGGLFSQTVRNGKFVEGSEDWAARGGGGSVLYRAHNIIGIIFFGDGKEDKEKKEKAKEIIENYYKKPMSKVVLEHTKKYRYNDETKTGGTFGNNWLLYKEKVPIFNWRMPYISKEDRKKILERILKYYLETFNKESIETKKWTNCGEPCPVLCKKYRNRNKVDYEPYAANGTLLGIFDLYEADKVTKTVDELGFDAIEIGNLIAWVFELLDVGLLKEEELKIKKPIFDYKKIIESSEEDIKEISKHNAEQAVKFLHNLVKEENEIYKILSFGKRKASKILNEKYKDRVNKVGKKFNDFAAYIPFGNWGEIAPNLYWTPGFFIPMVIQGRYLTYYKPEFNEPEKLAELIVDSIKLELPIENLGICRFHRRWLKPILNELTKELLGIENIVEDSLKLYRDICEYNKKLGYPVKIESERIRDLIIGLAKEYNNEEWSKKFEDDKNNVDEYVKRVLEKYSELLGIDWRIN
- the wtpA gene encoding tungstate ABC transporter substrate-binding protein WtpA, which translates into the protein MIKKLIPIGIFLIIGTVLCGCTQEKIVLKVFHAGSLSVPFEEYEKMFEKEHPNVDVEREPAGSVACVRKIIDLGKKADVLASADYSLIPQMMMPKYADWYVMFARNEIVLAYTDKSKYSNEINSTNWYKILEKPDVKFGFSNPNDDPCGYRSQMVLMLASIYYKNPKIYENLILKNTNIKFKEENGTYIILVPPDVDYNTNRILIRSKETDLLAPLEAGAFDYLFIYKSVANQHNLSYVVLPKEINLGYYEYADTYKKVRVDILSKNKTIVGKPIVYGMTVPKNAPHKEMGIEFVKFILEHPEVLEKNGQPAITPAIAKGKVPEELKGLVKIEN
- a CDS encoding sugar phosphate isomerase/epimerase family protein, with the protein product MKIGVSTLFFWEYPMVEIFDIFKEIGVKCMEFFPENPDFWDNRFDLDYITELRREFLKFDVALHNPHIELNPSSLNPYVREAVIKETLWSIELAKFYKCKLITLHPGKRPTNRPPTDEEFEAFFKYLDKSLEVAIDKNIILCLENMPKRINRIGWNPEEVEWILKKYDNLLYMTLDFAHAKEYIEDFFERVIDYIVHTHISGVVNRKDHFPLIKSEIDFTPYIKQLIDYGYKGMFNLEIDDRRLEKNQLTKEEKIDVIIKDIEFLESII
- a CDS encoding ADP-ribosylglycohydrolase family protein; the protein is MDKMKDKVFGCVFGAVIGDALGMATEGLKKEEIKKIYGIVDDYVEPKNYLAGKCEKGEWTDDTEQAIFIIKSLNKNGVDIKKFAEYLIKWGNKNPPHIGLTSLKAIKKLKNNDFSGIDSPTCGAAMRVYPIAILYYDNLEKLKEEIIKVSKITHNNKEAIAGSLAIAFFVSSALKDKKDFNLLEECYNFIKEVDENFAKRLLKIKEFNDIDSLYNYFGTGVLTREVVPSAIGTYLLTDNFKEGMIKCINAGGDTDSLASMYGAISGAYFGFKNIPKKWIDNLKNKEFIFNLAKYLYNLKFG
- a CDS encoding DUF4013 domain-containing protein; the encoded protein is MRKLEDYISDAFRYAFSDIKKGLVGGLLYAISGALSVFVSIVIEPGMMEGVYLEKFTTLLILSSIGFLIGLIVGFLVDGYYIRVMKTTVEGSNTLPEWNNISDLLVKGFLYTIGTLILVIIFMLPLIILFIIGIFAMAIDSSGIIGLPLLLISLLLMILLIILFILYSYLAEVNFSVKGFFGFFEFKKIFKLMSLKYVVLLILVVIITVIVLLIVSSPFIIVYMLYAAQTPSFYYEYIPSTPMIIIKLISTIVSSFVGFFMEVFSKRAIALYYKDKIEELE
- a CDS encoding DUF4013 domain-containing protein, translated to MRKIDEYISEAFKYAFSDIKKGLVGGFLYAISGTLGVLISVVFARLINPMSMSYHNFGGKLTMFFGITLIIFLIGLIVGFLVDGYYVRVMRTTVEGSNELPEWSNITDLLIRGFLYAVGVFILLVIFLLPLIILLIIGAYYIITQHNIGNGLILLFASLVISIPFFIVYVFYTPLAEVNYSVKGFLGFFEFKRIFRLMSIKYIILVILIMVITFIINAVIYSFFAFVKYMFLFSSIKYSPYNLTSTLSMPMLIVDLISYAVTGFVGFFMSLFSKRAYSLYYKDKVEENIS
- a CDS encoding CoB--CoM heterodisulfide reductase iron-sulfur subunit A family protein, with product MSPRVGVFVCYCGSNINGVVDCEAVRDFAEKLDGVVVAKTYPFMCADPGQNLIKECIKEYNLDRIVVAACTPKIHEPTFRNCIKEAGLSPYYLEFVNIREQCAFVHMNDPEKATKKAMELVAGGVERAKKLEDVPQKVVNVDKSCLIIGGGIAGIQAALDLGDQGYKVYLVEKEPSIGGRMAQLAKTFPTDDCAMUILAPKMVSVANHPNVELITYAEVKNIEGYIGNFEVTIEKKPRYVDENICTGCGACAAVCPIEVPNEFDLGLGTRKAIYVPFAQAVPLVYTIDMEHCIRCGLCEKACGPGAIRYDQKPEEIKLKVGTIICAVGYDEFDATLKEEYGYGVYDNVITTLELERMINPAGPTGGHEIRPSDGKHPHRVVFIQCVGSRDAKVGKPYCSRICCMFALKNAQLLKQHDPNTEVYICYMDIRAFGKGYEEYYRRAQEQFGVKFIRGRPACIMEDPETKNLIVRVEDTLLGEIVEIEADLVVLSAGLSPRPDNPKLAKMLGIELSPDGFFKELHPKLAPVNTKVDGVAIAGVAQGPKDIPDTVAQAKGAASAVSIPMAQGEFKIEMIRAVVDEDICGGCEVCAKMCPYNAITYVEKDGHKVAQVNDVACKGCGACAGACPSGAMQLRYYRDEQIISFIDGVLEAHQKLES